In Kitasatospora sp. NBC_00240, the following are encoded in one genomic region:
- a CDS encoding flavin reductase family protein gives MTSTDRLPAGGPATARAGHQRPTHDRSELRGVLGRFATGVTVLTAGRTAPRGMTANSFTSVSLDPAVILVCVLRTAAVHETILAEQAFAVSVLSGGQEKAARHFADRHRPRGAEEFEAVETVPGRFTGAPVLVGAQAWLECELTAEYDGGDHSIFLGSVLDIGRAPADDPLLYFAGGFQRLDD, from the coding sequence ATGACCTCGACCGACAGACTGCCCGCGGGCGGCCCGGCGACCGCCCGGGCCGGCCACCAGCGCCCCACCCACGACCGGAGCGAACTGCGCGGCGTGCTGGGGAGGTTCGCCACCGGTGTCACCGTGCTCACGGCCGGCCGGACCGCCCCCCGGGGCATGACGGCCAACTCCTTCACCTCGGTCTCGCTGGACCCGGCGGTGATCCTGGTCTGCGTGCTGCGGACGGCCGCCGTGCACGAGACCATCCTGGCCGAGCAGGCCTTCGCCGTCTCGGTCCTCTCGGGCGGCCAGGAGAAGGCGGCCCGGCACTTCGCGGACCGCCACCGACCCCGCGGCGCCGAGGAGTTCGAGGCCGTGGAGACCGTCCCCGGCCGGTTCACCGGGGCACCCGTGCTGGTCGGCGCCCAGGCCTGGCTGGAGTGCGAGCTGACCGCCGAGTACGACGGCGGCGACCACTCGATCTTCCTCGGCTCGGTGCTGGACATCGGCCGCGCTCCGGCCGACGACCCGCTGCTCTACTTCGCGGGCGGCTTCCAGCGGTTGGACGACTGA
- a CDS encoding cytochrome P450, with product MSVPDAARTRARRLPPGPPARRAPALLASMARDRLTVMTSAALRYGDAVRLPLGPKTLFFFNHPDHAKRVLADNAANYHKGIGLVHARRALGDGLLTSEGDLWRAQRKVIQPVFQPRRIARQTGVIAEEAAKLVARLRAHAGGGPVDIREEMTGLTLGILGRTLLDADLGAYDSIGESFEVVQDQAIFEMMSLSAVPSWLPLPQQRRFRRARADLERITAELAAERAARPAEDGDDVLSRLIEATAAEPDEAVRRQRMRDELVTLLLAGHETTASTLSWTFTELDQHPLVWEKVHAEVVSVLGDRQPTPEDLHRLTYTSMVLEEVMRLHPPVWILPRKAQQEDEIGGFHVPAGAEVLICPYTLHRHPDFWEAPDRFDPERFAPDRAGSRHRYSYIPFGAGPRYCVGSSLGLLEATVVIAAVVRELKLAKAPGHVVRPEPMLTLRVQGGLPMTVHPVD from the coding sequence ATGAGCGTCCCCGACGCCGCGCGCACCCGCGCCCGGCGGCTCCCGCCCGGCCCGCCGGCCCGCCGGGCCCCGGCCCTGCTGGCCAGCATGGCGCGCGACCGGCTCACCGTGATGACCTCGGCGGCGCTGCGCTACGGCGACGCCGTGCGGCTGCCGCTCGGCCCCAAGACGCTGTTCTTCTTCAACCACCCGGACCACGCCAAGCGGGTGCTGGCCGACAACGCGGCCAACTACCACAAGGGCATCGGCCTGGTGCACGCCCGCCGGGCGCTCGGCGACGGGCTGCTGACCAGCGAGGGCGATCTGTGGCGCGCCCAGCGCAAGGTCATCCAGCCGGTCTTCCAGCCCCGCCGGATCGCCCGGCAGACCGGCGTGATCGCGGAGGAGGCGGCCAAGCTGGTCGCCCGGCTGCGCGCGCACGCCGGCGGCGGCCCGGTCGACATCCGGGAGGAGATGACCGGGCTCACCCTGGGCATCCTCGGCCGGACCCTGCTCGACGCGGACCTGGGCGCCTACGACTCCATCGGGGAGTCCTTCGAGGTGGTCCAGGACCAGGCGATCTTCGAGATGATGTCGCTCAGCGCCGTCCCGTCGTGGCTGCCGCTGCCCCAGCAGCGGCGCTTCCGCCGGGCCCGCGCCGACCTGGAGCGGATCACCGCGGAGCTGGCCGCCGAACGCGCCGCGCGTCCCGCCGAGGACGGCGACGACGTGCTCTCCCGGCTGATCGAGGCGACCGCCGCCGAGCCGGACGAGGCCGTCCGCCGGCAGCGGATGCGGGACGAGCTGGTGACCCTGCTGCTGGCCGGGCACGAGACCACCGCCTCCACGCTCAGCTGGACCTTCACCGAGCTCGACCAGCACCCGCTGGTGTGGGAGAAGGTGCACGCCGAGGTGGTGAGCGTGCTGGGGGACCGTCAACCCACCCCCGAGGACCTGCACCGGCTGACCTACACCTCGATGGTGCTGGAGGAGGTGATGCGGCTCCACCCGCCGGTCTGGATCCTGCCCCGCAAGGCGCAGCAGGAGGACGAGATCGGCGGGTTCCACGTGCCGGCCGGCGCCGAGGTGCTGATCTGCCCGTACACCCTGCACCGCCACCCCGACTTCTGGGAGGCGCCGGACCGCTTCGACCCGGAGCGGTTCGCACCGGACCGGGCGGGCAGCCGGCACCGCTACAGCTACATCCCGTTCGGCGCCGGCCCGCGCTACTGCGTGGGCAGCAGCCTGGGTCTGCTGGAGGCGACCGTGGTGATCGCGGCCGTCGTCCGTGAGCTGAAGCTGGCGAAGGCGCCCGGCCATGTGGTCCGGCCGGAGCCGATGCTGACCCTGCGGGTCCAGGGCGGTCTGCCGATGACCGTGCACCCGGTCGACTGA
- a CDS encoding DUF1702 family protein — MAGSWRALRRRILTPDHSETLLSKRGFHEKSADSRDLLETVGATFLTGYAYVMEARTVADAETRLEEIPEQFRGFAYEGAGMGAAMLDGFGLGNGRKVADLLAGRGRHHSYMVYVGVGWAMARLPRFRWAAVSPPDPLLRWLVLDGYGFHQAYFHTRKYVHEHYQERRFPWPAGAPAGYSDRALDQGIGRAMWFVGGSAPDVVADLIDRFPESRREDLYSGAGLAATYAGGGDEAELRLFLRRAGKYRTQVAQASAFAATARVEAGLVTPHTELAARFFCDLTPQQAAALCDKARPVPVVDGAVPAYEVWRRRIAEQLVAQGDVVA, encoded by the coding sequence ATGGCGGGTTCTTGGCGTGCGCTCAGGCGCCGCATTCTGACCCCAGATCATTCGGAAACACTGCTTTCCAAGCGAGGCTTCCACGAGAAGAGCGCGGATTCCCGGGACCTCCTGGAGACCGTCGGCGCGACCTTTCTCACCGGATACGCCTACGTGATGGAGGCGCGGACGGTCGCCGACGCCGAGACGCGGCTGGAGGAGATTCCCGAGCAATTCCGGGGATTCGCCTACGAGGGCGCCGGAATGGGCGCCGCGATGCTGGACGGCTTCGGCCTCGGCAACGGCCGCAAGGTGGCCGACCTGCTCGCCGGCCGCGGCCGCCACCACAGCTACATGGTCTACGTCGGCGTGGGCTGGGCGATGGCCCGGCTGCCGAGGTTCCGCTGGGCCGCGGTCAGCCCGCCGGACCCGCTGCTGCGCTGGCTGGTGCTCGACGGCTACGGCTTCCACCAGGCGTACTTCCACACCCGCAAGTACGTCCACGAGCACTACCAGGAGCGCCGCTTCCCGTGGCCGGCCGGCGCCCCCGCGGGCTACTCGGACCGGGCGCTCGACCAGGGCATCGGCCGTGCCATGTGGTTCGTCGGCGGCTCCGCCCCCGACGTGGTGGCCGACCTGATCGACCGGTTCCCCGAGTCCCGCCGGGAGGACCTCTACAGCGGCGCCGGACTGGCCGCGACCTACGCGGGCGGCGGCGACGAGGCCGAGCTGCGTCTCTTCCTGCGGCGGGCCGGCAAGTACCGTACGCAGGTCGCCCAGGCCTCCGCCTTCGCCGCCACCGCGCGGGTGGAGGCCGGCCTGGTCACCCCGCACACCGAACTGGCGGCCCGGTTCTTCTGCGACCTGACGCCGCAGCAGGCGGCCGCGCTCTGCGACAAGGCCCGACCCGTCCCGGTGGTGGACGGCGCGGTGCCCGCGTACGAGGTGTGGCGCCGGCGGATCGCCGAGCAGCTGGTCGCCCAGGGCGACGTGGTCGCATGA
- a CDS encoding TetR/AcrR family transcriptional regulator has product MEAAARLLAEEGPKALSTRRLAAEVGTSTMAVYTHFGGKGDLVRAMVREGFSYLNRSLTDVRESEDPVADVAVLGWAYRRNALEHRNLYNVMFGSAVLGSFSLADEDRQHGRYTLETLVRAVARCMATGRLRPGDPQSVAHQLWIALHGLVTLELGGYLIPPNDADTCFEAQVGGLLMGAGADPAETLDSLERARGRLV; this is encoded by the coding sequence GTGGAAGCCGCAGCGAGGTTGCTCGCGGAGGAGGGCCCCAAGGCGCTGTCGACGCGCCGGCTCGCCGCCGAGGTGGGCACCTCCACGATGGCGGTCTACACGCACTTCGGCGGCAAGGGCGACCTGGTCAGGGCGATGGTCCGGGAGGGCTTCAGCTACCTCAACCGCAGTCTCACCGACGTCCGCGAGAGCGAGGACCCGGTCGCCGACGTGGCCGTCCTCGGCTGGGCGTACCGCCGCAACGCCCTCGAACACCGCAATCTCTACAACGTGATGTTCGGCAGCGCGGTGCTCGGCAGCTTCTCGCTCGCCGACGAGGACCGTCAGCACGGGCGCTACACCCTGGAGACCCTGGTCCGGGCCGTCGCCCGCTGCATGGCGACCGGCCGGCTGCGGCCCGGCGACCCGCAGTCCGTGGCCCACCAGCTGTGGATCGCCCTGCACGGGCTGGTCACCCTCGAACTCGGCGGCTACCTGATCCCGCCGAACGACGCGGACACCTGCTTCGAGGCCCAGGTCGGCGGACTGCTGATGGGCGCCGGCGCCGACCCGGCCGAGACCCTGGACTCGCTGGAGCGGGCACGCGGACGGCTGGTCTGA
- a CDS encoding carotenoid oxygenase family protein has translation MSTSLAHSTSHLLTGGYRPVKEETTRRDLAVRGQLPPELDGTLLRIGANPLGAHDPALDHAFAGDAMVHGLRLRGGRAEWYRNRWLRSDRVARALGELPTPGPRRGLGDTANAGLVRHAGRTLALGDGGALPVQIGDELETLARIDFDGTLPAGFAAHPVCDPLTGELHALTHDHTLPHLTHLTVDAHGKVRRAEPITVKGTPMVHAFSLTDRHAIVYDLPVTFDPKAADAGSRVPYTWDDNHGARLGLLPREGSDADVLWLEIDPCFVFHPVNAYEEGDRTVIDVIRHERAFDRDQLHPTESTPTLWRWTVDRRHGTVGEHRLDGRAQEFPRIDERFAGSRHRYAFTVGLRAGEGFALAGPTLLRHDLAAGVTDAHDLGPGREAGGAVFVPRAAHAPEGDGWLLTFVHDARADRGELIVLDTARFTGPPVAVVPLPVRVPHGFHTQWVASAHG, from the coding sequence ATGTCCACCTCCCTCGCCCACAGCACGTCGCACCTCCTGACCGGCGGATACCGGCCGGTCAAGGAGGAGACCACCCGCCGCGACCTGGCCGTCCGCGGCCAGCTCCCGCCCGAGCTCGACGGCACCCTGCTGCGGATCGGCGCCAACCCGCTCGGCGCGCACGACCCCGCGCTCGACCACGCCTTCGCCGGCGACGCGATGGTCCACGGCCTGCGGCTGCGCGGCGGCCGCGCCGAGTGGTACCGCAACCGCTGGCTGCGCAGCGACCGGGTCGCCCGCGCCCTCGGCGAACTGCCCACCCCCGGCCCCCGCCGGGGCCTCGGCGACACCGCCAACGCCGGCCTGGTCCGGCACGCCGGCCGCACCCTCGCCCTCGGCGACGGCGGCGCGCTCCCGGTCCAGATCGGCGACGAGCTGGAGACGCTCGCCCGGATCGACTTCGACGGCACGCTGCCCGCCGGCTTCGCCGCCCACCCGGTCTGCGACCCGCTGACCGGCGAACTGCACGCCCTCACCCACGACCACACCCTGCCGCACCTGACCCACCTCACCGTCGACGCGCACGGCAAGGTCCGGCGGGCCGAGCCGATCACCGTCAAGGGCACCCCGATGGTGCACGCCTTCTCACTGACCGACCGCCACGCGATCGTCTACGACCTGCCGGTCACCTTCGACCCGAAGGCGGCCGACGCCGGCTCCCGCGTCCCCTACACCTGGGACGACAACCACGGCGCCCGGCTCGGGCTGCTGCCGCGCGAGGGCTCCGACGCCGACGTCCTGTGGCTGGAGATCGACCCCTGCTTCGTCTTCCACCCGGTCAACGCCTACGAGGAGGGAGACCGGACGGTCATCGACGTGATCCGCCACGAGCGGGCCTTCGACCGCGACCAGCTGCACCCCACCGAGTCCACCCCCACCCTGTGGCGCTGGACCGTCGACCGCCGCCACGGCACCGTGGGCGAGCACCGGCTCGACGGCCGGGCGCAGGAGTTCCCCCGGATCGACGAGCGCTTCGCCGGCTCCCGCCACCGTTACGCCTTCACCGTGGGCCTGCGGGCGGGCGAGGGCTTCGCGCTGGCCGGCCCGACGCTGCTGCGGCACGACCTGGCCGCCGGGGTGACGGACGCCCACGACCTTGGACCCGGCCGGGAGGCCGGCGGAGCGGTCTTCGTCCCGCGCGCGGCGCACGCCCCCGAGGGTGACGGCTGGCTGCTCACCTTCGTCCACGACGCCCGCGCCGACCGGGGCGAGCTGATCGTGCTCGACACCGCCCGGTTCACCGGCCCGCCGGTGGCCGTCGTACCGCTGCCGGTCCGCGTCCCGCACGGATTCCACACCCAATGGGTAGCGTCCGCGCACGGATGA
- a CDS encoding helix-turn-helix transcriptional regulator, producing the protein MWERFDEPLTLTDIADTAILSKFYFSRVFRTLTGTSPSRFLAAVRLCMAKKLLLETSVSVTDISIMVGYNSLGTFTSRFTRSVGVPPARFRLMCQLGMSAAPSALRPGNPAAHRGSVHGEVYVPESPHPIRIYVAAFKESIPEGQPKSCDILDGPGGYRLIGLPDGQWSVRVAVVSRRPLDPRPMVRQPLFIGAVQKPVVISGGKAVEADILTRPPCNLDIPILLALPELDGWQPLEAALPIRASEVTAAVVPGA; encoded by the coding sequence ATGTGGGAACGGTTCGACGAACCATTGACACTGACCGATATCGCGGATACGGCAATATTGAGCAAGTTCTACTTCTCACGCGTATTCCGCACGTTGACCGGCACCTCGCCCAGCCGCTTCCTCGCCGCCGTCCGGCTCTGCATGGCCAAGAAGCTGCTGCTGGAGACCTCGGTGAGCGTCACCGACATCTCCATCATGGTCGGATACAACAGTTTAGGTACCTTCACCAGCCGTTTCACCCGCAGTGTCGGCGTCCCGCCGGCACGGTTCCGACTGATGTGCCAGCTCGGCATGAGTGCCGCCCCCAGCGCCCTGCGCCCCGGAAACCCCGCCGCCCACCGCGGATCCGTCCACGGCGAGGTGTACGTCCCCGAATCGCCCCACCCGATCCGCATCTATGTCGCCGCCTTCAAGGAATCGATCCCCGAAGGCCAGCCGAAGTCCTGCGACATCCTCGACGGCCCCGGCGGCTACCGGCTGATCGGCCTGCCGGACGGGCAGTGGTCCGTCCGGGTCGCGGTGGTGTCCAGGCGCCCACTCGACCCCCGCCCGATGGTGCGCCAGCCCCTGTTCATCGGGGCGGTCCAGAAGCCGGTGGTGATCTCCGGCGGCAAGGCCGTCGAGGCCGACATCCTGACCCGCCCGCCGTGCAACCTGGACATCCCGATCCTGCTCGCCCTGCCCGAACTCGACGGCTGGCAGCCCCTGGAGGCGGCGCTCCCGATCAGGGCGTCCGAGGTGACCGCCGCGGTCGTCCCCGGCGCCTGA
- a CDS encoding AarF/UbiB family protein gives MSDAHAGGAGLGRRAVRIGSIALRHAGRAVGGAVFRRGEEGTVSARLAVAAPAMLTELGPFYVKVGQLLSTRRDLLPERWCGELARLTDTVPPPSREALTAVLTEEFGPVEQWPFASFEWEPVGSGSIATVHRAVLADGTVVAVKVRRPGIVPVMSGDFRLAGALARAAGKLPGMRRLPAEEMLGQVGTAVLAQADLAAERASLTQLRANLAGVKGVRLPAPVEGFGGDQVLVMEFLDDLRDFRPEPYSPQERRDAMQRVLRTVYQMLFLDGLVHCDLHPGNLRLDAAGDVVMLDAGFVVRLPDRVRRHFGEFFLSMALGQGRRCAEIVIESAARVPEDFDEEAFRAAVEELVGDASAVVAADFNLAAFAPRLFKLQRKFGIFAAAEFAFPLLSLLVLEGMIHSFDPGVDFQGEAVPVLMQAVGAPDGRPGD, from the coding sequence ATGAGTGACGCGCACGCCGGCGGGGCCGGCCTCGGCCGCCGGGCGGTCAGGATCGGATCGATCGCCCTGCGGCACGCGGGGCGGGCGGTGGGCGGGGCGGTGTTCCGCCGCGGCGAGGAGGGCACCGTCTCGGCGCGGCTCGCCGTGGCGGCGCCCGCGATGCTGACCGAGCTCGGCCCGTTCTACGTCAAGGTCGGCCAACTGCTCAGCACCCGGCGGGACTTGCTGCCGGAGCGGTGGTGCGGCGAGCTGGCGCGGCTGACCGACACCGTGCCGCCGCCGTCCCGGGAGGCGCTGACGGCCGTGCTGACCGAGGAGTTCGGGCCGGTCGAGCAGTGGCCGTTCGCCTCCTTCGAGTGGGAGCCGGTCGGCAGCGGGAGCATCGCCACGGTGCACCGCGCGGTGCTGGCCGACGGCACGGTGGTCGCGGTCAAGGTCCGGCGGCCGGGCATCGTCCCGGTGATGAGCGGGGACTTCCGGCTCGCCGGGGCGCTGGCCCGGGCGGCCGGCAAGCTGCCCGGGATGCGCCGGCTGCCGGCCGAGGAGATGCTCGGCCAGGTCGGCACCGCGGTGCTGGCGCAGGCCGATCTGGCCGCCGAGCGGGCCTCGTTGACGCAGCTGCGGGCCAACCTGGCGGGGGTGAAGGGGGTCCGGCTGCCGGCGCCGGTGGAGGGCTTCGGCGGCGACCAGGTGCTGGTGATGGAATTCCTGGACGACCTGCGGGACTTCCGCCCGGAGCCCTACAGCCCGCAGGAGCGCCGGGACGCCATGCAGCGGGTGCTGCGCACGGTGTACCAGATGCTGTTCCTGGACGGACTGGTCCACTGCGACCTGCATCCGGGCAACCTGCGGCTGGACGCCGCCGGCGACGTCGTGATGCTGGACGCCGGGTTCGTGGTGCGGCTGCCCGACCGGGTGCGCCGGCACTTCGGCGAGTTCTTCCTCAGCATGGCGCTCGGTCAGGGCCGGCGCTGCGCCGAGATCGTGATCGAGAGTGCCGCCCGGGTGCCCGAGGACTTCGACGAGGAGGCGTTCCGGGCGGCGGTCGAGGAACTGGTCGGGGACGCCTCCGCGGTGGTCGCGGCGGATTTCAACCTGGCCGCGTTCGCGCCCCGGTTGTTCAAGCTGCAGCGCAAGTTCGGGATCTTCGCGGCGGCGGAGTTCGCCTTCCCGTTGCTGTCGCTGCTGGTGCTGGAGGGCATGATCCACAGCTTCGACCCCGGGGTGGACTTCCAGGGCGAGGCGGTGCCGGTCCTGATGCAGGCCGTCGGTGCGCCGGACGGCCGACCGGGCGACTGA
- a CDS encoding maleylpyruvate isomerase family mycothiol-dependent enzyme, with the protein MTAAREVSAAAPERWVRVPDKLGYDLTRESITALLAGRPEVAGTAVPACPGWTVRDLVAHLADVCRAVGDGTQVLPLEHPDPDEEAGLAELLGRWPGLSARVPERSEGLRGIIMTMDALTHELDLRQALGDPVPAAHPAYPASLDLVVLGMGLTVVAQGLPALRVETPGADWVIGQGEPGITVRGHRHDLFRSLTGRRTLAQISRLDWSGPPGRWLPAFTWGPFSPPEQAVEAPAAEPADAPVAGR; encoded by the coding sequence ATGACCGCGGCGCGGGAGGTGTCGGCGGCGGCCCCGGAGCGCTGGGTGCGGGTGCCCGACAAGCTCGGCTACGACCTGACCAGGGAGAGCATCACCGCGCTGCTGGCGGGCCGCCCGGAGGTCGCCGGCACCGCGGTGCCGGCCTGCCCGGGGTGGACCGTACGGGATCTGGTCGCCCATCTGGCCGACGTCTGCCGGGCGGTCGGCGACGGTACGCAGGTCCTGCCGCTGGAGCACCCGGACCCGGACGAGGAGGCCGGCCTGGCGGAGCTGCTGGGCCGCTGGCCGGGGCTGTCCGCCCGGGTGCCGGAGCGGTCCGAGGGGCTGCGCGGGATCATCATGACGATGGACGCGCTGACCCACGAGCTGGACCTGCGGCAGGCGCTCGGCGATCCGGTGCCCGCCGCCCACCCCGCGTACCCGGCCTCGCTGGACCTGGTGGTGCTGGGGATGGGCCTGACCGTCGTCGCGCAGGGCCTGCCCGCGCTGCGGGTCGAGACGCCCGGCGCCGACTGGGTGATCGGCCAGGGGGAGCCCGGGATCACCGTGCGGGGGCACCGGCACGACCTCTTCCGCTCGCTGACCGGGCGGCGCACCCTCGCGCAGATCTCCCGGCTGGACTGGAGCGGGCCGCCCGGGCGCTGGCTTCCCGCCTTCACCTGGGGGCCGTTCAGCCCGCCGGAGCAGGCGGTCGAGGCCCCGGCGGCGGAGCCGGCGGACGCACCGGTGGCGGGGCGCTGA
- a CDS encoding NAD-dependent epimerase/dehydratase family protein, which produces MLVCVTGGTGFVGAHSVAALLRAGCQVRLLVRDEAGVGRALRPLGVDPGAVEVVVGDVTDEGAVAKAVTGAEAVLHAASVYSFDSRRADEMRRTNVRGTELVLAAALAAGAARVVHVSSVGALFPAEGPVIRTDSPVGAPREVYLATKAAAEGVARRHQAAGAPVVITYPPALLGPHDPHLGDQNSRLRNELRGLMPLWPGGGLPIGDVRDTAAMHAALVTAPADGPARHFGPQHYLTTREYVRTVREVTGRRLPAMYLPARAMLPFGLLTGAVQHVWPWHIPAEYGAVYTCAVAVPAEGAAPHGIAARPVAATMADTVRWLHRRGLLTDGQAGLLRHPAGRAGERG; this is translated from the coding sequence ATGCTGGTGTGCGTGACGGGTGGCACCGGGTTCGTCGGCGCCCATTCGGTCGCGGCCCTGCTGCGGGCGGGCTGCCAGGTGCGCCTGCTGGTCCGGGACGAGGCCGGGGTGGGCCGGGCACTGCGGCCGCTCGGCGTCGATCCCGGCGCGGTCGAGGTGGTGGTCGGGGACGTGACCGACGAGGGTGCGGTGGCGAAGGCGGTGACCGGCGCCGAGGCGGTGCTGCACGCGGCGTCGGTGTACTCCTTCGACAGCCGGCGTGCGGACGAGATGCGGCGGACCAACGTCCGTGGCACGGAGCTGGTGCTGGCCGCCGCGCTGGCGGCCGGCGCGGCGCGGGTCGTCCACGTGTCGAGCGTCGGAGCGCTGTTCCCGGCCGAGGGGCCGGTGATCCGTACCGACTCGCCGGTCGGCGCGCCCCGCGAGGTGTACCTGGCGACCAAGGCGGCGGCCGAGGGGGTGGCCCGCCGCCACCAGGCGGCGGGGGCGCCGGTGGTGATCACCTACCCGCCGGCGCTGCTGGGCCCGCACGACCCGCACCTCGGGGACCAGAACTCCCGGCTGCGCAACGAGCTGCGCGGGCTGATGCCACTCTGGCCCGGCGGCGGGCTGCCGATCGGGGACGTCCGGGACACCGCCGCGATGCACGCGGCGCTGGTCACCGCTCCGGCGGACGGCCCGGCCCGCCACTTCGGTCCGCAGCACTACCTGACCACCCGCGAGTACGTCCGGACGGTCCGGGAGGTCACCGGGCGGCGGCTGCCGGCGATGTACCTGCCGGCCCGCGCGATGCTGCCGTTCGGGCTGCTGACCGGCGCGGTGCAGCACGTCTGGCCCTGGCACATCCCGGCCGAATACGGGGCCGTCTACACCTGCGCGGTGGCGGTGCCGGCCGAGGGGGCCGCGCCGCACGGCATCGCGGCGCGACCGGTGGCCGCGACGATGGCGGACACCGTCCGCTGGCTGCACCGGCGCGGCCTGCTGACGGACGGACAGGCCGGGCTGCTGCGCCACCCGGCCGGGCGGGCGGGGGAGCGGGGATGA
- a CDS encoding RNA polymerase sigma factor, with product MTGTAARPQLDPALVRAAQRGDPIALGDLMDLLAPYVGRICGPIALQDGPDAAQEALIVVLRSIGQLRDHAALFGWVRAIAVREAVRVAVRAKRLSGDPVEEVAGGADQQLATDVGDVLARLTAEHRAVLVLRDLEGVDEATASAVLAVPPGTVRSRLHRARQSFRKVWES from the coding sequence GTGACCGGGACGGCCGCGCGTCCGCAGCTGGATCCCGCGCTGGTCCGCGCGGCGCAGCGCGGCGACCCGATCGCGCTCGGCGACCTGATGGACCTGCTGGCACCGTACGTCGGGCGGATCTGCGGTCCGATCGCCCTGCAGGACGGGCCGGACGCGGCCCAGGAGGCGCTGATCGTGGTGCTTCGCAGCATCGGACAACTGCGCGACCACGCGGCTCTGTTCGGTTGGGTGAGGGCGATCGCGGTCCGGGAGGCGGTGCGGGTCGCCGTCCGTGCGAAGCGGCTGTCCGGCGACCCGGTGGAGGAGGTCGCCGGCGGCGCTGACCAGCAGCTCGCCACCGATGTCGGTGACGTGCTGGCGCGGCTGACCGCCGAGCACCGGGCGGTGCTCGTGCTGCGTGACCTGGAGGGGGTGGACGAGGCGACGGCCAGCGCGGTGCTGGCCGTACCGCCCGGCACCGTACGGTCGCGGCTCCACCGGGCCCGGCAGAGCTTTCGGAAGGTGTGGGAATCATGA
- a CDS encoding alpha/beta hydrolase, translating to MSVQDRIAPDRPFPPVEGVSHRFVTVRGVRFHVAQAGPAAGDATGPAEAVVLLHGFPQHWYAWRRLMPELARDRRVFAIDLRGCGWSDAPSGGYDSAGLLEDVLGVLDALGLERVRLVGHQSGGWLGFRLCLAAPERFSAFLAVNSAHPWPRRRFGLPLYAWRYWYTALWEYPGVGRRVLRHWPALTRAMLRYWAGRAAGIEESAVQEFARACTAPQRARAGEQLLWQFVLHDIPALAGGRFRDQRLTVPTLVLLGDRDPVVRPQPLVGAQDFTEALTVRVVPGGHLLAEEIPEVVAAVAREHFGRA from the coding sequence ATGAGCGTCCAGGACCGGATCGCGCCGGATCGTCCGTTCCCGCCGGTCGAGGGGGTGTCCCATCGCTTCGTGACCGTGCGCGGGGTGCGGTTCCACGTGGCGCAGGCAGGTCCGGCCGCAGGGGATGCGACGGGCCCGGCGGAGGCGGTGGTGCTGCTGCACGGGTTCCCTCAGCACTGGTACGCCTGGCGGCGGCTGATGCCCGAACTCGCCCGCGATCGGCGGGTGTTCGCGATCGACCTGCGGGGCTGCGGCTGGTCCGACGCGCCGTCGGGCGGTTACGACAGCGCCGGCCTGCTGGAGGACGTCCTGGGGGTGCTGGACGCGCTCGGGCTGGAGCGGGTGCGGCTGGTGGGGCACCAGTCCGGCGGGTGGCTGGGCTTCCGGCTGTGCCTGGCGGCGCCGGAGCGGTTCAGTGCCTTCCTCGCGGTGAACAGCGCGCATCCCTGGCCGCGGCGCCGGTTCGGCCTCCCCCTGTACGCCTGGCGGTACTGGTACACCGCCCTCTGGGAGTATCCCGGGGTCGGACGGCGGGTGCTGCGGCACTGGCCCGCCCTCACCCGCGCCATGCTGCGGTACTGGGCGGGCCGGGCGGCCGGGATCGAGGAGAGTGCCGTGCAGGAGTTCGCGCGGGCCTGTACGGCGCCGCAACGCGCCCGGGCGGGCGAGCAGTTGCTGTGGCAGTTCGTGCTGCACGACATTCCGGCGCTGGCCGGGGGCCGGTTCCGCGACCAGCGGCTGACGGTGCCCACCCTGGTGCTGCTGGGCGACCGGGACCCGGTGGTGCGCCCGCAGCCGCTGGTCGGCGCGCAGGACTTCACCGAGGCGCTGACCGTCCGGGTGGTGCCCGGCGGCCACCTGCTGGCCGAGGAGATCCCCGAGGTGGTCGCGGCGGTGGCGCGCGAGCACTTCGGCCGGGCGTGA